CGGCAACATGCCGCCGAAGCCGCATGTTGGCTTGTCGCAGCGGCGAATCCACAATTGCAGCAGAAGTGCTCATGAATAATGCGGGCTAGGCGGCCGGCGCGGGCCTTCCGCCTGGCTGGCGCATGACGCTATCCCGATGCCCCTGTGGCTTGCGCGAGTGATCACCAGCGATCCAGACCTATAACTACTAGGTGATCAAGTGAGCGCCAACGACTACTATGCGGTCCTAGGAGTCGATCGCGGAGAAAGTCTCCAAGGCATCCAAGCTGCGTATCGCAGGTTGGCCAAGCAGTGCCATCCCGATCATGCGGGCATGGAAGGAAAAGAACAGTTTCAAGCCATCCAGGAGGCGTACGAAGTCTTGTCCGATCCGGGAAAAAGGAAAGAGTACGACGCCAGTATCGAGCGACGGCGCCGAATCAGAGGTTCAGGCGGCATCGGACCTGAACCGGTTGCATCCACCCAACAGCCGTCGCGGTTTCGCGGTCCGGAGCCGCTCGTCAGACCGTCTGTCCATGCGGAAGAGATCGAAGATATCGCGGCTCCTGTCTCGGTTCGTTGCAGGTTCTGTCATGGCTTCAGGAGCGGCCCGGGACTTTCATGCCCATTCTGCCATGGATTCGATGCCATGGAACGCGAGATGACGGAGTTTATGATGCGGTGCCTGAGCACGTTTCGTTTCCCGCGGTTTTAGAGGTCATCATGCCGAATGGGGAGGAGAACAGGCCTGGCCTACTCCATGCCTGGAGCGATCCCGGAGGTCATCCGTAACAGCCCCTCGCCGAATCGTGTTAGGAACGCGACGGCGGGATTGAAAGCAAGCAGGCAGCACGTACATCCCAGAAATCCGCACAGTCCAAAGCTTGGACCATTGCCAGGCACACCAGAAGGAAGCAGGAGCGAACTCGCCCTAGCCGAAAACATTCGGCCCTTCGCCTTGGAACGTTTCCTTGTATGCCCGCGGTCTTCACGCCATGCCAGCCATATGCCGGCCAGAGATGCCACGATAACAAGGCTGACAATTGCTAAGGCAAATACTTCAGTACGCGGGAACGTGGCCAATAGATCTCTCATTGCCGGCTCTCCTTCCTTTTAACTTATCTTCTTCCGCCAGCGGCGTCGCGGCTGCGTGCCTTCTTCCGCTTGGGCTCGCCCGCATGACATCCTCAAGGAGCTGATCCCGAAGCCGTAGGGCTGCGGACAGCCGCTGGGGACGATCCAGCGACCACCAGCGAAGAGGACGGGCATACGCCACGGTCGGAGGCGGAACCGCCCGTAGCACGGATGGGTGATGAAAATCGTAGCTTTCCCGCTGATGCCTCGCATCGTCACGCGCGTGACGGGCTGCCGCCGCGTCGAGCGCTCTCGTGAAAACCGTATGGGAACTTCTCCATAACGGTTCCATGGTGAACTCTTTAAACAAATTGTATGTATCGGCCTCTGTCGAATCAGGCCCGTTTCTGGGCCTTCGTCGGTTGCACTTCGGACGCATCCACGTCTAGGACTCCGCGAATCTTCTCGATATCGCTCACCATCATGAAAATGTTGGCGTAGTGATCCACCGGCCCTTTCAGTTTGACGACCCCGTTTTCGACCTTGTAGTCGATTTGGTCCAGATCGACGTACGGCGCCCATTTCAGATAAGCCAAGACGTCTTTTTCTATTTCACGATCCGGCCTTGGGGCGCCGACCACTTTCAGTAGGTTCGTAATTGCTGCAACCCCGGAGACCGATTCGGTCGGCTTCTCGGCCAATCGCCGGTGTATCGGCTGCTCGACTGCCCCTTTCAACACCATATCGCCCTCATGAACCAATACGGTAACTTTGTTGAGCTTACTGTCCTTCAGGGCCGGGACCGAGCGAGCGCGGCTTCGACGCATCTCTTGATTTCTTCATCTTTGAGAACCGGCCGACGTCACCCACAATGCAATCAGACCTGGCATCAGAAGCAGGCGTGTCGGTGTCCATGTCATGGCGCGGACCTCCTCTCTCTGATGTCTGGGCTGGTGCGCCGGCCTGCAACCCTATGGATAAAAATAACACCTACGTGTTAAATGGCAAGTGAGGCGGGCGGCCTCAGCGCCATCTGTTCAATTGCGATCAGCGGTAGAGGGCATGCCACATGGCGACCAAGGGAGTACAGGAGGGGCGTGCACGAGCGGGGAGCGCTTGGCGGAAACTCGAGGAGGGCCACGCGCTTGAGAAGGTCGGCTCTTCGATGAACCGTCCCCATAAGGGGATCCGCACACGGATCCCTTCTCTTGTTCTCGAAGCAGTGCCTCGGCTGCACGTTGCCGGACCTATGCGAATGCGAAAGTCCTCATGGGAGGCGACGGCTCATTCTCATGACGCGTGGGGATCGCTGTTCAATGTGATAAAAGTCTCGCGCTACGAATTAATTCCGGTATGGCCCGAGGTCAAGGGCCGAATGGCCGCCGAAACACGGGGATCGGCCTTCCAGCGGCGCGGCCGCTAACGACCGTCAAGCCGTCCCACGGTTACCCTCGGTTTGTGAGGGGGGTGTGCCGGGCCTCGAGCCATCTTCATGATGGCCGTCAATAAAAGAGAGGTTTGTCCCAAAACCGGGACCGAGGAATCACCGGGGATCGGGGAGGGGAGGCAAGCGGTTGATTTCATGGCGCGCCCGACAGGACTTGAACCTGTAACCCCCAGATCCGTAGTCTGGTGCTCTATCCATTGAGCTACGGGCGCAGGAATCATTATCTAACGTGCGAGAAGTCGCACGAGACTTCGAGTAAACGATGCTTTATACAGATCCTAGCTTCCCTGGTCAAGTGAGGTCGGACAGAGTGGACGAGCCGCCTGCCTATCTCACGCATGGAATAGACAAGCGGCCATCTCTGGCAGGGGTGATATGGTTAGGCTGCTCCTTGGGAGTTGACTCGATCCACTACAGTCATTCCGCTCAACGCTGAGCGCTCGCTTCATTAGAAAAGCCGCTCTCATTACCCGCATTGTCCAGCGCCGTAACCGCAAAATAATAAGTCCGGCCCGTCGCCAGGCCATTCACGGTGTAATTTGTGACTTTCCCGACATTGATGTTAGTCGTGTAGTTGCCTGGCGACGTCCCGTAGTAGACCTTATAGGAAGCCAGGTCCGATTCTGAGTTGGCATCCCACGAAAGGTTGACCGACGTGGAAGTGGCGCCGACCGTCACGGTCACCGGGATTGTCCGGGGAGATCCCGAGGCTCCGGAGGCAGAAACCGTAATGTTTGTCGTATAGGTTCCTGCTGCCAATCCGCCGGCAACGGTGATGGTCGATGTGCCGGATCCGGTCCCCGAGCGTGGGCTCGCCGACAGCCAGGAGGCCGATTCAGAAAGCGTCCAACTCAGAGTCCCGCCGCCTGTATTGCTGATGTTCAACGCCTGACTGATAGACGACTGGTTGCCTGATGAGTAGCTGAAATTAAGACTTGTCGGATTCACGGTGAGGATAGGCGATTGGCTCGCGGAACCTCCATTCCCGACCGTTAATGTCACGGGAACTGAGAGGGGCGAGAGAGTGGAATTCGAGGGAGTAATTACAAATGTCGCGGTATAGGTGCCGACGGCTAGGCCTCCAGGGAATACGTACCCATACACTTTCGAAGGCGTGGTGCCGGAGGTCGGATCTCGGAGCATCCAATAAGCAGGATCGTTAATCGTCCAACCGGTGCTTGTGCCTGAACTGCTGATGTCAAAGCTAAAGAGCTGTTGGTCGGTCGTTCCCTCCGGAACAGAGATCATGATGCTCGGAGGGTTGGCACTCAGTCCCGAGGTCGTGGGCGGTGGCTGAGTCGGAGACGGTCCTGACCCTAGCGTCAGTGTCACGGGAATCTGCTGTGGGCTGTTCGAGGCGTTGCCGCTTACCGTGAGAACCCCGTTATAAGTGCCGGCCGCCAGACCTGAAATATTGGCCGTCACAGTGGGCCTGTCTGCTTCGGTCGTGGTCGTTCCTGAAAGTGGCGTCACGAGCAGCCAGGGCTCGCTGGAGGCGATGTTCCAGCTCAAGGTGCCGCCGCCGGGATTGGTCAGGTTGATCCTCTGTGCCGATGGGTTGCTCCCGCCAACTGTCCCCGAGAAGTTCAGGTTTGTCGGTGTGATGCTGATCATTGGGTTTGTACTTGATCCACTCCCGCTGCCCGACGTGAGGTTGAGTGTAACTGTGATGGCGGGAGTATAGGTGTTGGGATCCTGCCCACCGTATACCCAGAACTGAACCTGCGCAGTGTAAATGCCCGCTGACATCCCGGATGTGTTCACTGACACCGAAATTTGAGCTGATTCGCCCGACAAAACCCCGTAGTTTGTAGAGAGCTTCAGCCAAGACGCGTTTGATTCGCACTGATATTCGTTGGAACCAGACGCGGTCAACGACAGGGTCTGGCTCGCCGGCGCGCCGGCTCCCGCTGTGGCGGTGAACGTCAGTTGGGATGGGCTCAACGAAAACGCGCGACTCTCCGATGCAAACAGGACTTGCGTTCCTATGGTCAGGACGAGCAATAGGTACAAGCGCCACCATTCTCTGTAGAGCCAAAGAGCTTGGAACAGCATGTTTCTCCGGTCTGGCCGACCCCAGTTCATCGTGCAACCCCTTGTAGGTGTGATAACCGGCCGTGAGCGATATGCGGTAAGTGCTCTTTGGGGACAGCAATTCACATGCCAGTCAAGCGGCGCTCGTGCTCTTCCGATTGTTTCCTTAGACTCACAGAGATATTGGAGTATTTCAGTTCAATCTCATTTGCTCGCTCATGTGCTCATTCGCGTGGAATCTGTAGAAGTGTAGTCATCTACCTTCAATGGCTGTCGTAGAAACCGCGACAGTACATCCACCAATCCGCGACGAGCGGCAGAAGAGGCCGATGGATACGGCGCCGTCAAAAAAACAAGAGATAGTAGGGAAACCCATCATTGTGAGGTAGGATCGGCCGGACGACGAAAAAGTTGGAACCGTTCATGCGAATCGTTCGGAAAATCGGATCGAATGAGGGCGCGAGCGAGGAGGATGGCGGGCCTGCTCCGATGCAGGGGCCGTCACACAGTCCGGCCCTGTTCACCTATGCAGGGCTGACGCTGCTGGTGCTCCTGCTTGCGGGGACCTGGCTGGTGTGGTTTTCGCAGTATCTCTATCATCGGATGGCGATGCAGGACATCTACGGCGCCTGCGCTCGACTCATGCCGGACAACAGGGAACGTTGCGCCGACACCGTGATCATCCAACGCGGCGGAGCCAGACGATAGATCCTGTGATATGGTCCGGTGTATGGTAGTGCCGCAACCCGTTGCGATTCCTTCCCGCCGAGACCGTTTCTTTCGCCCTTAGTGCAAGCCGTACGCTGTCACGATGCGAAGGGTATTCCAGACAGTTGCAACGGCTGCCGCGCTCCTCCTGTTCTATGTCTCTCCGGTTCATGCCGCGTCCCCATCGGTCGAAAGAAAAGAAACCGGTCCCCTGCGAGTCGATGTCGGGCTGTCGGCCTGGATCTCCACAGGCAAAACGACCTGGAGCCACGATGCGTCCGGCGTGAGTTCCCTGCTCGGCAATCCCTCTTCGAAACTCGACTACAAAGATGTGGCTGCGAATTTCGTCGAACTCTCCGCCAAGGCCACGTTGCGAGACCGGTGGTTTGCGAGGGCGTCGTTCGGATTTGCGGATATCGGCGGCGGACGGTTGGTGGATGACGATTTCGTGAGCGCGGACGGGGCCGCATCGTTCGGCACCACCGTGACAGGCGCCCACCGCTTTTCGCGCACGTTCAGCAACGTGGAGGGCAGCCATAGTTGGTACGTGCAAGGCGAGGTGGGCGGGCGTGTCTGGACGTTTCCCAGACACCGCGGCCGGCTGGATCTGTTTGCCGGCTTTCACTATTGGACCCAACGACACCAGGCCACCGGCGTGACCCAGGTGGAATGCACGGCCTTGACCCCTTCGCCGATCCAATGCAGCCCGGCCGGCACCGTCTCGAGTGCGGGAGAAACCGTCATCACGAACACCCAGGTCTGGCGATCGATTGAACTCGGGTTGGATACGGAGATCCGATTGCATCGACGGGTGAGTCTCACGGGGCGCGCCGCCTTTCTACCCGTGACCTGGCTGACCAACGAAGATGTGCATCACCTGCGGACGGACCTTCAGCAGAACCCCAGCTTCCGCATGACGGGATGGGGACTCGGCGCGCAACTCGAAGGCGGCGCCAGCATCCAGATCCTCTCGCGGCTGTTTTTCGATGTCGGATATCGATTCTGGTGGAACCAGACCCTGGACGGCGAGTGGGAGAATTTTCCGGTCGGCGGGGGCGGTGTGACGGTTCCCTTGACGCAATTCCGCACGAGCCGCCAGGGGGTCACCTTCGGCCTGCGCTATGCCTTCTAGCCGGGTGCTCTACAAGTCTGCCCGTTTCGAATGGTCGTCAAGCGTCATCCGTCAATCGTTTGTAAAACCGAAGACATCGGCGCTGACGTCCTATGCTTTAACGATTGACGCTTGCCGTTTGACGGAGGTCCGGCGGTCAGCCCCGATGCCCCAGGGTCTCTTGTTCGTACTGTTGGAACAAGCGAAGGGTTTCGGGGTGCAGATGATGGCCGTGTCCGGGAGGAATCCCGACGGTGCGGAACAACGGCGTGAGCTTGCCGTTGGGATGCAGGTATCCGGCGCGCAGCGGGACCGAACGCCGCGCATGTCTCACCAGCCGGCAGGGAGAAGGCCGAATGTGCGTCAACCAGTCGGCGATGTCCTGCGGGTTCCCGATCGAGGCCGAGAGCAACAGCAGCCTGGCTTGCGCCGGACAAAAAATGATGGTCTCCTCCCAGACGACGCCCCGCTCGGGATCGGCCAGGTATTGTGATTCATCCAGAATCACTAATCCTAGCTGGTCGAGGCGAAGGTCGATCTCTCCTCCCGCCGCGTCGTAGAGCAGGTTCCGCAGGATCTCCGTGGTCATGATCAACAGCGGAGCCTGCGCATTATCCTGCCGATCTCCTGTGAGGATGCCCACCTGCTCCGGTCCGAAGATCCGGGAAAACTCAGTGAACTTCGTGTTCGACAGCGCTTTCAGCGGCGACGTGTAGATCACGGTCCGGTTGGCGTCGATCGCGCGACGCGCGGCTTCGACCGCCACGTAGGTCTTGCCGCTGCCGGTCGGGACGCTGACGATGACGTCGGTCTCGACCAGCGCCTCCAGCGCCTCCTCCTGCCAGGGGTCCGGCACAAAAGGCGCTGGCTCCGGGACACCGATTCCCTCCAGAAAGGCTCCGAGCGTGACGCCGGGCTCGCGCGGTTCCGGCTCGTGGACTCGGGCCTTGGAGGCCGCTGTGCGCCCAGGGTGCGAATGCGCAGCCGGCTGTGCGTGCTGCCGGCCGTGAGGCTGCTGCCGGTCCCGTTGGGCGCGATCGCCGATAAGGGCTTGCAAGTCCGATTCAAAGCCGGAACGATTGTCGGCCGAATGTCTGAGCAGGGCCTCGATCAGGCGCCGCTTTCCCATTCGGAAATGACGTGGAATGCGTCCGCGAGCCAGGCGGTGCAGCAGGCCCAACGGCTGTTGCACCATGAGTTGTTCCAGTTCCTCGGTTGTCACGAAAACACCCCGTCATTCGTCATGGGTCAACCGTCAATCGGAAAGAGAAGTAGCCAGGAAGTTTCGCACTCTCGATTGACGTATGACGATTGACGCGTCTTGCTGCGTCACGGCAATTCCTCCAGCACGCCTCGACGCAAGTTGGCGATGGCGCGGGCCGCGGTGTCGGCCAGACTTGGGTGCGAAGAGCGCAGGCTCTCGATCTGGGACAGATATTCCAAGGTGCGGGCGAACAGCCGATACATATCCCCTTCGGCCATGGTGGTCGCACGGCAGAGGCCGATCCAGGTCAACGCCGGGTCGCCCACCCACCGTTCCGTCAGCGCGGCGATGTCGCCCCGGAGCAAAGGCGGGTCATCGAAGGCGGCCAGTTCATGCGCCAGCCGTCGCACCTGATTCAGAACCGTGCTGAGTCCTGCGCTCGCGCGGGGAAAGGCGCCGGGCCGGTCGTCGTCGTGGGCGATGCTCGCCATCACGGCCGCGAGCAAGGCCGGCTCGATCGCGGAGAAGGCCTCGGCTCGGATCAGCTCGGTGATCAACAGCGAGTGATCGATCCTGATCAACCGCGCCCATTCACCGTCCGCAGTCAGTTGCGCCGCCGGCGTCAAATACCCCAACTGCTGGAGCACTTCCACCTTTTCCTGGAATCGGTGCCAGAGGCTCGTGCGAAGCGCTTGAATCGCTTTGGTCGTCCTGGCGATCTCCTGCCGGAGCTTGAGCGCCGTCGGATGGTCCTTCTGGCAGGCATGGCGCGACGGGCAGGTCGGGCAGGGAAAATCATCCAGGGTTTGCGCAATCAATTCATCGGGAATCTGGTCCGCCTGTTCGGAGACGAGGATCGGCAGCGCCGGCACGCGCGTGGGCAATTCCGCCAATTCGTCGACCAGACCTTGGATGGTCTCGGGTGTGGTCCAAGGATAGGCGCGGGTCTCCTTGACCTCGAACGTGCGATCGAGCACCTCGGCGACGAAGGTGACCGGAATTTCGGTGATGGACCCCTCGCTCCTCAACACGGTGAGCATGGGGCTGCGCTGCCCCCGGCTGCGGTATTCGCGCAGCACGATCGCGCGGGCTTTCCCGAGACTCACCAGGCGGCCGGGCGTGAGGAAGGGGAGTCGCGCCGCGACTTCGGGCGGGTCCTGCTTGTGGACGGAGGGGCGGTGCGGCTTCCGGCGACGCGCCGTGTCGAAGTGGTGCCACTGGGTGATCCAGTCCGTGCACTCGCGCGGACCGTAGGGCGCCATCTGTACTTCCAACGTATCGAGTTTTTCCTGGAGCCGCTCGGCCCGTTGATCGAGCTGGAACTGGGCGAAGCTCTTGGCGAGGATGGCCTGGATATGATCGAGCGGATGGGCCTTCAGCAGGTTGAGGACCATCGGGTAGGTGATCACGAATTGGCTGTCGATCGGCTCCGGGTGTCCTGTGAGTCCCTTGGCGATATGGCGAAGGTCGATATAGGGGGAGGGAGTCACGACGGCAAACCCGACCAGATCCTTGCCGCGCCGGCCGGCGCGTCCGGACAATTGTTGGATCTCGCTCACGGTGAGATCCGTAAAGTCGCGGGCCTTCCGCACGCTGGACTGCGTGATGACGACGGTGCGCGCGGGAAAGTCGACGCCGGCCGCCAGGGTCGTGGTGGCGAAGACCGCGTCGAGACAGCCCCGGCGCATCAGCTCCTCGACCGCGATCTTCCAGGACGGCAGATGGCCGGCATGGTGCGCGGCGACGCCGGTCCGCTGCACGGTCTCGCGCAGCGGATGTTCGGCGATGCTGGGAAATTCGGCCGTCACACCGTCGAGGACTCTCGCGATGGCCTCTTGTCGATCCGGCGGGATGGCCGAAGGCAGTAGCGCCAGCGCCTGCATGGCGTCGTCGCAGGCGCGTCGCGAGGTCAAAAAGACGATGGCGGGCGTCAGATGCTTATGCCGGAGGGTTGACAGCAGGTCAGCCGGATGAATCGACGGGGCCATGCACTTTCATTCCTTTGGAGATGACGACCAGCCCCGATTCCGTGATCGTGAACCGTTGCCGATCGGCCTCGCGGTCATAGCCGATTTCCGTATGCGGGGGGATGGTCACATCCTTGTCGATGATCGCCCGGCGGATGCGCGCATGCTGGCCGATCACCACGTTTTCCATCACCACGGATTCGCGCAGATCAGCGTGGTCTTCCACCCGCACGTTCGGAGACAACACGCAGTTCTGCACGCGCGCGCCCGAAATAATACAGCCGCCCGAGACGACGGAATCGAGCGCGATCCCCATGCGGCCGCCCTGGTAATCCTGCGCGAAGACGAATTTGGCTGGCGGGTACTGCCCTTGATAAGTCCGGATCGGCCAGTGCTGGTCGTACAGGTTGAACAGCGGATCGACCGAGACTAGATCCATATTGGCTTCCCAATAGGCATCGAGGGTGCCGATGTCCCGCCAATAGTGCACCGACTTTTTGTTGCGATCCTGAAACTTGAAGGCGAACACCCGTTGATCGGCGATCATGCGGGGAATGATGTTCTTGCCGAAATCGTGCGTGGTGCCGGCCCTGGCGTCCTTGAGGAGATGCTCCCGGATGACATCGGTCTTGAAGAGATAGATGCCCATGGAGATGAACGCCTGCGCGGGATCGCCCGGGATCGACATGGGGTTGCTCGGCTTCTCATCGAAGCGCTGGATCCGATATTCCTCATCGACGCCGATCACGCCGAACCGGGTCGCCTCGGCCAGGGGGCATTCGATGGCGCCGACGACCGCGTCCGCCTCTTTCTCCAGCATGAACTGGTACATGTCCGCGTAGTTCATTTTATAGATATGGTCGCCGGCCAGGATGAGCAGATACGGGGATTGTTCGTTATCGAGAAGAAACAGATTCTGGTAGACCGCGTCCGCGGTGCCCTTGTACCAATCCTCGCTGATTCGCTGCTGGGGCGGCACCGAGATGATGTATTCGCCCAGCTCGGTGCTGAAAATGTTCCATCCCATGCGGATGTGCCGGTCGAGCGAATGGGACTTGTACTGGATCAGCACGGCGATTTGGCGCAGGCCTGAGTTGATGCAGTTGCTCAACGTGATGTCGATGATCCGGTACTTTCCGCCGAAGGGCACCGCCGGTTTGGCCCGTTGGTCGGTCAGGGGATGGAGCCGCTCGCCCTTGCCTCCGGCGAGGATCATCGTGAACAGGTCCCGCATCGGGTGAAATTCTAGCAGGGCGCCCGCGAAATAGAAAGGAGGCTCCGGTTGACAAGCACGGCCGGTGTGGGAATACTACGGCCCTGACTCCTTCATCCATTGCCCACGGAGGCCCATGGCGAAACGACGGACTCCAACTCAATCTCAACGGCGGAGATCGGACGGCGCGCGGCCGGTCACATCATCGGACGACGTGTTGCGGCGGTTGAACCGGCTGGAGCAGCAGATGCATCGCCTCTCAGAGCTGATTCGCGAGCATGCGGAGGACGCCGATCGATTGGTGCGGATCGTGGCGGAGGATCGGAACCTCATCAGACGCGAGCTGTTGCGGCGGCATCAAGCCCAGGTGCGCGCCCGCGACTTTCTACGCCGCGTTCCGGCGAAGCTCGGATTGGACCACTGACCGCGCCTCGTGAGGCGCCGGTCGCCGTCCGGTTCGTGAGATCGGCGACGACGCGACCGGGAGTGTGCGACGTTCCTTCCTCAACGGCCTCATCCAGTCCTGCGATGCCTTCCGTTTCAGGCTCGGCCGAGGATCGCGCCGTGATCTTGGAGACGCGGGGGGTGGTGAAATCCTACGGGGGTCCCCCCGTCGTGCGCGAGGTTTGCCTCGCGGTGCGCGAAGGGGAGTTCTTTTCGATTCTCGGACCCAGCGGCGCAGGCAAGACCACGCTGCTTCGCCTGCTGGCCGGCTTCGAACAGCCGGAT
The DNA window shown above is from Nitrospira tepida and carries:
- a CDS encoding DEAD/DEAH box helicase, with translation MTTEELEQLMVQQPLGLLHRLARGRIPRHFRMGKRRLIEALLRHSADNRSGFESDLQALIGDRAQRDRQQPHGRQHAQPAAHSHPGRTAASKARVHEPEPREPGVTLGAFLEGIGVPEPAPFVPDPWQEEALEALVETDVIVSVPTGSGKTYVAVEAARRAIDANRTVIYTSPLKALSNTKFTEFSRIFGPEQVGILTGDRQDNAQAPLLIMTTEILRNLLYDAAGGEIDLRLDQLGLVILDESQYLADPERGVVWEETIIFCPAQARLLLLSASIGNPQDIADWLTHIRPSPCRLVRHARRSVPLRAGYLHPNGKLTPLFRTVGIPPGHGHHLHPETLRLFQQYEQETLGHRG
- a CDS encoding BON domain-containing protein, yielding MRRSRARSVPALKDSKLNKVTVLVHEGDMVLKGAVEQPIHRRLAEKPTESVSGVAAITNLLKVVGAPRPDREIEKDVLAYLKWAPYVDLDQIDYKVENGVVKLKGPVDHYANIFMMVSDIEKIRGVLDVDASEVQPTKAQKRA
- a CDS encoding J domain-containing protein codes for the protein MSANDYYAVLGVDRGESLQGIQAAYRRLAKQCHPDHAGMEGKEQFQAIQEAYEVLSDPGKRKEYDASIERRRRIRGSGGIGPEPVASTQQPSRFRGPEPLVRPSVHAEEIEDIAAPVSVRCRFCHGFRSGPGLSCPFCHGFDAMEREMTEFMMRCLSTFRFPRF
- a CDS encoding helicase-related protein: MAPSIHPADLLSTLRHKHLTPAIVFLTSRRACDDAMQALALLPSAIPPDRQEAIARVLDGVTAEFPSIAEHPLRETVQRTGVAAHHAGHLPSWKIAVEELMRRGCLDAVFATTTLAAGVDFPARTVVITQSSVRKARDFTDLTVSEIQQLSGRAGRRGKDLVGFAVVTPSPYIDLRHIAKGLTGHPEPIDSQFVITYPMVLNLLKAHPLDHIQAILAKSFAQFQLDQRAERLQEKLDTLEVQMAPYGPRECTDWITQWHHFDTARRRKPHRPSVHKQDPPEVAARLPFLTPGRLVSLGKARAIVLREYRSRGQRSPMLTVLRSEGSITEIPVTFVAEVLDRTFEVKETRAYPWTTPETIQGLVDELAELPTRVPALPILVSEQADQIPDELIAQTLDDFPCPTCPSRHACQKDHPTALKLRQEIARTTKAIQALRTSLWHRFQEKVEVLQQLGYLTPAAQLTADGEWARLIRIDHSLLITELIRAEAFSAIEPALLAAVMASIAHDDDRPGAFPRASAGLSTVLNQVRRLAHELAAFDDPPLLRGDIAALTERWVGDPALTWIGLCRATTMAEGDMYRLFARTLEYLSQIESLRSSHPSLADTAARAIANLRRGVLEELP
- the glgC gene encoding glucose-1-phosphate adenylyltransferase; the protein is MRDLFTMILAGGKGERLHPLTDQRAKPAVPFGGKYRIIDITLSNCINSGLRQIAVLIQYKSHSLDRHIRMGWNIFSTELGEYIISVPPQQRISEDWYKGTADAVYQNLFLLDNEQSPYLLILAGDHIYKMNYADMYQFMLEKEADAVVGAIECPLAEATRFGVIGVDEEYRIQRFDEKPSNPMSIPGDPAQAFISMGIYLFKTDVIREHLLKDARAGTTHDFGKNIIPRMIADQRVFAFKFQDRNKKSVHYWRDIGTLDAYWEANMDLVSVDPLFNLYDQHWPIRTYQGQYPPAKFVFAQDYQGGRMGIALDSVVSGGCIISGARVQNCVLSPNVRVEDHADLRESVVMENVVIGQHARIRRAIIDKDVTIPPHTEIGYDREADRQRFTITESGLVVISKGMKVHGPVDSSG
- a CDS encoding BACON domain-containing protein: MLFQALWLYREWWRLYLLLVLTIGTQVLFASESRAFSLSPSQLTFTATAGAGAPASQTLSLTASGSNEYQCESNASWLKLSTNYGVLSGESAQISVSVNTSGMSAGIYTAQVQFWVYGGQDPNTYTPAITVTLNLTSGSGSGSSTNPMISITPTNLNFSGTVGGSNPSAQRINLTNPGGGTLSWNIASSEPWLLVTPLSGTTTTEADRPTVTANISGLAAGTYNGVLTVSGNASNSPQQIPVTLTLGSGPSPTQPPPTTSGLSANPPSIMISVPEGTTDQQLFSFDISSSGTSTGWTINDPAYWMLRDPTSGTTPSKVYGYVFPGGLAVGTYTATFVITPSNSTLSPLSVPVTLTVGNGGSASQSPILTVNPTSLNFSYSSGNQSSISQALNISNTGGGTLSWTLSESASWLSASPRSGTGSGTSTITVAGGLAAGTYTTNITVSASGASGSPRTIPVTVTVGATSTSVNLSWDANSESDLASYKVYYGTSPGNYTTNINVGKVTNYTVNGLATGRTYYFAVTALDNAGNESGFSNEASAQR